In one Chionomys nivalis chromosome 13, mChiNiv1.1, whole genome shotgun sequence genomic region, the following are encoded:
- the LOC130885673 gene encoding putative vomeronasal receptor-like protein 4 encodes MKWNNIIHTIIFLSLAGPGIVGNILMFVRLVHTSTLGTEKKPVGIILIHLAFSNMIIICSTGIRDIATVFYFKNFLGDIGCKVVVFLARMARGLSICTTCLLSVVQAVTISPRITLWTKLKPQTSWQVFQFLLLFWVVNVLISSNLLCYVKSGNSLNRSVPGMFIGHCYMLPSRHTIKWLFLSLMTLRDVVFQSLMGWSSGSMAHHLYEHHKCVLYLYSSRCAHNSPPEIRATWSVLILMTCFLFFYWADFIFSFYIGFTVTHDSISLNVKTFLELGYAGFGPYVLISRYIHPRNALHTH; translated from the coding sequence ATGAAGTGGAATAACATTATCCACACAATaatcttcctttctcttgctgGACCTGGAATTGTGGGGAATATCCTAATGTTTGTGAGACTTGTGCACACTTCCACCTTGGGGACTGAGAAAAAACCTGTGGGCATTATTCTCATCCACTTGGCATTTTCTAATATGATCATTATTTGTTCCACAGGGATCAGAGATATAGCCACAGTGTTCTATTTCAAAAACTTCCTCGGAGATATTGGCTGTAAAGTTGTGGTTTTTCTGGCAAGGATGGCACGGGGTTTATCCATATGTACCACCTGTCTCCTCAGTGTGGTCCAGGCTGTCACCATCAGTCCCAGGATCACCCTTTGGACAAAGCTAAAACCACAGACCTCATGGCAAGTTTTTcagtttctccttctcttctgggTGGTTAATGTTCTCATAAGCTCCAACTTACTCTGCTATGTCAAATCAGGGAACAGCTTGAACAGGTCTGTACCTGGAATGTTCATTGGCCATTGCTATATGCTGCCATCAAGACATACAATTAAGTGGCTTTTCCTCTCCCTCATGACTCTTCGTGATGTCGTCTTTCAGAGTCTGATGGGCTGGAGCAGCGGGTCCATGGCTCACCATCTGTATGAGCATCACAAGTGTGTCCTCTACCTTTACAGCTCCAGGTGTGCGCACAATTCCCCTCCAGAAATCAGAGCTACCTGGAGCGTTCTCATTCTAATGAcctgcttcctttttttctactGGGCagatttcattttctccttctacatTGGTTTCACAGTAACACACGATTCTATTTCACTAAATGTTAAGACATTTTTAGAACTTGGTTATGCTGGTTTT
- the LOC130885704 gene encoding vomeronasal type-1 receptor 4-like, which yields MLSKFIKQIVFLFMTVFGTLGNIYVSVNYMFSCFRGPEKKPVHFILIHLTFTNIIILLAKGLPKTMAAFGLRNFLNDIECKILIYLSRVARGVSICTSGLLTVVQAIIISPRASEWRRLRPKSAWHILPFFSFFWILNALIGMNLIHSITGISLNISQLNNKDDYCYFMLESKTTKWIVLPFMVLRDAVFQGVMGAASGYMVLLLHKHHQHVLYFQNSKLLYRTPPELRAAQSVLLLMLCFVFFYWTDCAFSLLLSLSLADKSVTGNIQKFLALGYATFSPFVLIHRD from the coding sequence atgctttcaaaattcATTAAGCAAATAGTTTTCCTCTTCATGACTGTGTTTGGCACTCTGGgaaatatttatgtttctgtgaATTATATGTTCAGTTGCTTCAGAGGGCCTGAGAAGAAACCTGTACACTTTATTCTCATCCATTTGACTTTTACAAACATCATAATTCTTCTTGCAAAAGGATTGCCAAAGACAATGGCAGCTTTTGGTTTGAGAAACTTCTTAAATGACATAGAATGTAAGATCCTCATTTACCTGTCAAGGGTGGCCCGTGGGGTCTCCATCTGCACCAGCGGTCTCCTCACTGTGGTCCAGGCCATTATCATCAGTCCCAGAGCATCTGAGTGGAGGAGGCTCAGACCAAAGTCTGCATGGCACATCCTTCCATTCTTTTCGTTCTTTTGGATACTCAACGCTTTAATAGGTATGAACCTAATCCATTCCATCACAGGTATAAGCTTGAATATATCACAGCTTAATAATAAAGATGACTATTGTTATTTTATGCTAGAAAGTAAGACTACAAAATGGATAGTTCTTCCCTTTATGGTCCTGAGAGATGCTGTATTTCAGGGAGTCATGGGAGCGGCCAGTGGCTACATGGTACTTCTTCTCCACAAGCACCACCAGCATGTCCTCTACTTTCAGAACTCCAAGCTTCTCTATAGAACTCCCCCTGAGCTGAGAGCTGCTCAGAGTGTCCTCCTTCtgatgctctgttttgttttcttttattggacTGACTGTGCTTTTTCTCTACTTTTAAGTCTCTCTTTAGCAGATAAATCTGTGACGGGAAATATTCAAAAATTTCTGGCCCTTGGTTATGCAACCTTTAGCCCCTTTGTGCTGATTCACAGGGATTGA